In Chanodichthys erythropterus isolate Z2021 chromosome 11, ASM2448905v1, whole genome shotgun sequence, a single window of DNA contains:
- the ppp1r14bb gene encoding protein phosphatase 1, regulatory (inhibitor) subunit 14Bb, with protein sequence MAAVTSPESSQQARVYFQTPPGSTEEAETPVRKQGRVTVKYDRKELRKRLNLEEWIIDQLTDLYDCEEEAIPELEIDVDELLDMENDVDRAARVKDLLVDCYKPTEEFVAELLDRIRGMQKLSTPQKK encoded by the exons ATGGCGGCGGTAACAAGTCCAGAATCGAGCCAACAagctcgcgtttactttcagACGCCCCCCGGTTCAACCGAAGAAGCCGAGACCCCGGTCCGCAAGCAAGGAAGGGTCACAGTAAAATACGACCGGAAAGAACTGAGAAAGAGACTTAATTTGGAAGAGTGGATTATTGACCAGCTAACGGATCTCTACGACTGTGAG GAAGAGGCGATCCCAGAGCTGGAGATTGATGTGGATGAGCTGTTGGACATGGAGAACGACGTAGACCGTGCTGCACGAGTCAAG GACCTGCTGGTAGACTGTTATAAACCTACTGAA GAGTTTGTAGCTGAATTGCTGGACAGGATCCGTGGCATGCAGAAGCTCAGTACTCCTCAGAAGAAATGA
- the brms1 gene encoding breast cancer metastasis-suppressor 1 isoform X3: protein MPAQPAAREPEEEMETEADSEVPQTNGEVEEERERERGEAEETMEESGEERDSDLEDSEAEEEEEEEEESSEMDDEDCERRRSQCLDEMSDLEKQFLELKDKLFQERLNQVKMKLEEVLTGKAAEYREPLATLQQNLQQRTQVADFCPLNHGAVSGEHGVYRELCLQVVQHKHECEVQGAKQHLESERTLLFDAMKTELLEKIRRLEEDKQSSEWWNDDEKIKKCKRRSHLIRSDRKKKAALVSGPYIVYMLRDIDILEDWTAIKKAKAALMPLKKKADRS, encoded by the exons ATGCCAGCTCAGCCTGCTGCCAGAGAGCCAGAGGAGGAGATGGAGACGGAGGCCGACTCTGAGGTTCCTCAAACTAACGGTGAGGTGGAGGAGgagcgggagagagagaggggagaggCCGAGGAGACGATGGAGGAGAGCGGAGAGGAACGGGACAGCGACCTGGAGGACAGTGAGGcagaggaagaagaggaggaagaggaagagagtTCAG AAATGGATGATGAAGATTGTGAGAGAAGACGATCACAGTGCCTGGATGAAATGTCTGACCTGGAAAAACAATTCTTGGAGTTAAAAGacaa GCTTTTTCAAGAACGTCTGAACCAGGTTAAGATGAAGCTGGAAGAGGTGTTGACAGGAAAGGCAGCAGAGTACAGAGAACCTCTGGCAACCCTGCAGCAGAACCTACAGCAGAGGACACAAGTGGCAG ATTTTTGTCCTCTGAACCACGGAGCAGTGAGTGGCGAGCACG GTGTGTACAGAGAACTATGTCTGCAAGTGGTCCAGCACAAACATGAATGTGAAGTGCAGGGGGCAAAACAACATTTAGAG AGTGAGAGGACACTCTTGTTTGATGCCATGAAAACAGAACTGCTGGAGAAGATCCGCAGACTGGAGGAGGACAAACAGAGttcag AATGGTGGAATGATGATGAGAAGATTAAGAAGTGCAAGAGAAGAAGTCACCTGATTCGCTCAGACAGGAAGAAGAAGGCAGCTCTTGTGTCAG GGCCATACATAGTGTATATGCTAAGAGACATTGATATACTGGAGGACTGGACGGCAATCAAGAAG gCAAAAGCTGCACTGATGCCTCTGAAGAAGAAAGCAGACA